The sequence AGCAAATCGCATTGGCTATTCTTGGCATTAAACCTCCTGACGGTGGCGGCGCATTGGAATTGCCAGATTCGTTACCAGCGGCTACAACAATCTTCAACACTCCTAATGAAAATGTAATTTATGTATATACGAAAACAAATGCTGGTACTCGAACAAGTGCTCAAACAGGTACTCTAACCACAAGAGGAGAAGCCGACGGAATTGCAGTATATAAGGCAGGTACGCATTCGTTAACTGCTGATACGGCAAAAGAAGGCTTCGGTAAGGATGCACAGTATTTCATTGTACCAGCGATAACATCTGATCCATATTCTGTTAAAATTGCAGATATAGCATTGCTAAAGCACGAGGCTAATGAAGAAAAACAAGGCACCTATATCACATATGCGGAAGCCAACGGTCATCTTAAAACGCTACGTAATTTATTTCAAGAGTTTGAAAAATACGATGGGGTAACAGATAAAGCGATAGAAGATATTGATAATGTAGCGGATTACGAAGCATATAGAGCCGAAGTGAGAGAAGGAGTTAAGGCGGCTGGAAATAACGATTACAATGCAGATACGAAGGTTGCGTTAGTTGTAGCGAAGATAGCCGGATTTGCTGAAGAAGTATCAGAGACTGTATCAGTTAGCGAAAGTACAGAGAAGCAAGAGGCAATAGAGGAGTTACAGAATTATTTACTACATCTAGGATATGCGGTGGAGGATACTAATGGTGCGTTCGAAGTAGCGACGTTAGCTGATGTGAAATTTGGCAAGGTGACAGCAATTGGCGAAACAAACGCTACAGCTCTTACTACTGCAGATGGACTAAGCGATCACATTAAAGAAAAATTTGCAAATGCTATAGCTGACACAGAATTCTATAACATTTCAAATGTAGGCGGAGTTGATTTAAATAAAGAGCAGAAATGGGTAACGCAAGCAGAACATGATGCGTTAGAAAATGTGTTGACTCGTTTACATAAATTATTCAAGGAAAACTTTATTACACAAACTAAACCTACGGATGCGAGCAACGATGTAGATAATATACTTTACACGACGGAAATGGTAAAAGCTGAAACTGCGAATTTGGTGGCAGCAATCGAGATGTATGATGAGGCAGGTAAGGACGGTATAAAAGCTGATTTTGCCAAATCGGTGAATGACATTGTTGAGGCACTAAAGGACGTAACCGAATATGTAACGATGGCTACTTTTAACATTGAGGCCGGAGCGTCGACTGCTCCAAAATTAACTGCTGCTAGAGTTATGAATACAGCTGGCAAAACCGTATTATCAGAGGACGGAGTATTTGCGATTACTCGCGAAGTTCTTACTGCTGCTCCAAATGGATTTACTCTAGATAAGGCTACACCATATAGCCTTATTCAGAATAAGCAACTCATCAATGGAGCAACTACTGGAGCAAATAGTGAAGCTACGCATTATGTAACACCAGCCGATTTGAATGCATTACTTACTGAAATCGAGCCAGTTGCTATCTTATTAGCAAACGATGATATAACCGGCACATCTAAAGGCGCGAAATTAAACGACACAACAAATGCCAATGTACATGCGCCAGAAATCGGAAACGCTAGCGCATTGGTTGACGATTTGGTAGATAAATTCTTTACTACAACTGATGGCGAAAATGCTTTAGAGATTCTTGTTGACAAAATTAAAACTGCGGTTAAAACGTTTGAAGACGCCAAGAAAGAAATTATACCATATAAAGCGACGAGAGATGCATTGCTTGAAGATGTGAATCCGAAAATGTTTGAAGATCCTGCGACGGCCGATGGAATTAGAAAAAATATTCTCGTGGATAAAGATAATGGTGAAGTGTATATCGCATCAGATGAAAATGTCGTAGTATCTAAAGACGGTGGCTATACTTATGTAACTTATGATACTACCGATCATAAATGGAATACTGAAGCTGAAGTAATTCCTACTACCAAAACATGGGTAACCATGGAAGCTCTGGATACGTATAACGTGGCAATCGCTATGGCAGAAACAGTTTTACGTGAGAGCCAAATTAATACTTATGCAATAATACCTGGTGCCAATGGTAATACGGCGAATGACACAGCATCTGATCAAGTTACTAATCCTAAAGATGATGCCGGAGAGAAAGCTGTATATGCGGAAGCTAAATTGAACGATGATGCATTGGCGAAGTTGGCAACCGCCGCGGCTAACGGTGACGATTACTTTGAAATAGTAAAAGAAACTTTGGCTAAAGCAACGGAGGCATTTGAGAAAGCGAAGCAGGCACCTGAAAGTGATGCGGTGCAAAAAGATTTAGACACATTTAAATCGAATCTGGATGCTATTTACAAAATTACAAAGCAGACTGATGCTACTACTGTGGAATCGTTTGAAAAACTAGGATATATAACGGGGACGACTCCGGTTCCGGGAAGTGATGTATTAACTGTACACGAATTTAAGAACGATAGATATCCAACAGGAGTATACGTGAGCCAAAACACTACTGGTGTTATCAACTCTGTAACTGGTAAATTATATGGAGTGGATGCAACTGGCGCAGATGATAGCGGTGCACCAAAAAGTTATGTAAGCGCGACATTGGCGAAAAATGTATTGGACGCTATTAATATGGCAGAGACAACTAAAGATACCCCGTTGGCTGTACTCGGAAAATTGATAGATAAAGATAAGGATTACTTCACAAATATTGAAACTAAAGTTCAAGCCGCGGTAGATGCATTTAAAGCAGGGGTTAAAGAACATTTGAGCAAAAACTTTAAGACGGCTTACACTAATGCTCAAGCAGTAATTGTAACTAATGGCGCATTGAACGATGGTACATTTAAATTAGATCCTGCAGTAACTGATTTGGCACTTAAAGATGCGCTTGATGTAAAATTTACAACAGATGGAAAAATTGATTTGGATTCAGATATTAAATTGGATGGTACGAAAATTCAAGAATCGCTAAATGGAATAGACAGATATAATTCGCAAGAAGATTTGAGCGGTCATTGGGTAACGCCGATGATGTTTAGTAACCTTAAAAATGCAATGATAGAGGCACAGGAAATGTTAAACGCCGCGGCAAATGCGGAAGCAAATATAGTACAAGCGTATGTGAATGCGTTGGACGATGTTGCAGCTATCAGGGTGGCGCTGGAAGGATATGGCAAGTTAGAGGGAGCAGCGAAGACGGAGGCAGAACAATTAGCGGCTAACGCAGTTGCGAGATTGAATGTAACTGATGAAGAGAGAGTAACACTTGAAGCGGCCATGACTAACGCACCATCTGATACAAAGGCTACCGACATATTAGATAAAATCAAAACAGAATTTTTCAAATATAGTTTGACTCCACTTCACAATGCTATCGCGGAATTTGCTCCTAAAGAAGTAGAGAGTATGGCGAAAGCGGGAGATTGGCGAGATAAAGCTGGAAAACTTTTATATGGCGACGCCTATGATTCAACTAAACCTGAAACTTATGCAACATTGCAGGTTAGAATTAGCGAGCTACCGGGTGGAGCAGATACGCTTACATTTGAAGAGTTAAAAGCGGCAGATACGGATAAGGCGGAAATTGGCGAGAGCTCCGATGGGAAACTACTATATGGATTGAATGATGCTGAGATCAGTAAAATAACAGATGGGCTAACGTATATCACGAAAGATTACGCAGATAAACTGATTGCCGCATTTGACGCATTGGTGGCGGACATCGCAGATGAGAAAGGTGACGAAGATGTATTGCGCACGTTGGCGATATTAGTGAATCAGTTTGAAGAAAAACCGTTGAGTGTCGCGGGAACCGAGGGAACTGCAAAGATCGAGTTGTACAATAGCTATATGACAGCATCTGATAGACTGACTGTTAAGGACGAAAAAGATGCATCGAAAGTTAAAGTTATAGTGGCAAGCGATAATCAAGGGGCTAATGTATTGAAGACCGAGTATTGGGTACCGTCAGCAGTGTTGAAAAATTTGACTAACGCATTAACCGCGACAGAAAAAATGTTGAGCACTCCATCTTCAAAAGGAAGCGCCGCATTTGTAAAAACATTGACCGCACAGATTACGACTAATACTCGTTTGGCAAATGCAATGAATCCGAAACCTGGTATTGCAACTGAAGAGCAAAACGCAAAATTGATAACAGCGAAGGCCAATTTATTAACTGCTGTAAATAAAGCAACGGTGATGGTAGGAAGAAAAGCATTTTTGGAAGATGGTACAGAAAACGCGAATGCCAATATTATAGATGAAGGACGCGTGGTGGTGAGTAAGTTATTCGGTACCGATGTGTCTGGAATGGATGTGGACGGAAACTTAGTACCAGATTCTGGAACAAGATGGACTACAAGCGTGGCAGCAGCATCGAAGGCAATAGATATGGCGATGGTTGCGTATAATAATCTATTAGCAACGGAGGTTTCGCTAGAAAGAGCTCTGATAAACTTAGAAAACTTTATGGCAAACTTCGAGAAGACATTAAGATACGGCGCGAAAGATGTTTACGATTCTGTAAGCGCAACAATGAAAACGCTAATTAAAAATGCACGTGAGGGCAACGCAACATATGAGACGGGCCCAATCATCGCAGTTAAGGATATTGCGATCAGCTTGCTAGGTGGCGCGGACATCGCAGTGAACGCCGTATGGACAACGAAAGCCGATGCGACAAGAATAACAGCAACCGTAAATGCCGCAGAGAAGTTTGTGAACACATTTGCCAACGTTGATGCTCCAGAGAAGCGAGTGGACTTAACTAAGATGGTAGCAGAGTTTAATAAACTGCGCAACGCATATGAATTGTTCTACGGAAGAGATATATTAGGAAACCCAGTTGATGTCGTATCGAAAGTTCAGCCGGGAACAGACAAAGTGGAAACGTCAGAGATTCGCGTCGCAATTGAGAAGGCAGTGGAGATAATTAACGACTTAGTTTATATGAAGGGAGCACCAAAACTTATTGCCAAATTTACGCCATTCGACGGAAAGGCGTCTCAAGAGTATGGATATGATCAATTAATACCAGATAGAGATTATGAGCTTGAGAAAATAGAGGACGGAGACGGTAATGGCAACGGCGTGGATGAAGCAAGTACAACAGACATTCGCGTATCAAGCAAAGTAGCGGGCGTCGATGTACCGGCAAAAACTAGCTGGGTACCGGCTAGTGCAGTAACAAAATTGGCAGGATCTGTAAATGCAGCGCAAGTAGCAGTGAGTAAATTCGAATCTGCAGGAGACAAAGCAAATCAAGCATCGTTGAATGTAGTGCTCCAAAATCTTGAGACAGCTATAACAGCGTTTAATAAAGCCGTGAAGGTTACAGGAGAAGAGTTGGATCCGAAGGCTGTAGGATATCAGGAAGCATATACGAAATTGTATAAAGCTATAGATCAGGGATTTGCGCAACTGGGATTAGACACAACGGGGCAGCCTGTAGAAGACGGTGGAGACTTGCCGTCAATGGATGGAGATTTGGCATTTAATAAAGAAGTGCGCATGAGTATCGCGGGAGATGGAGGCGATATAGATTCAGAATTCAATTGGGTACCGGTGGCAACTTATAATGCGTTTAAGAATGCGGTAGTAATAGCAAAACGATCATTGGACGCTTCGAACGCATCTGAAAAATCATTGACGAACGCGTTTAACGCCCTGGATAGAGTCGGAAATGCGATAAATAAAACAGCAACTCAGAAAGGTGAAGGGCAAAAAGATAAGCGCGATGGTATTATCGACGAGCTGTCAGGTAAAGTGGATGCGGCGAAGGATATATTATTCGAAGAAGCTGTGTTTGTGAGTGCGAACGGAAAAGATGTACCGACAGATAGTATGTGGATTAACCCTGTACATGCATCGAAACTCAAAGCGCAAATTGTGGCGGCAGAAGCAGCAATCTTTAATGCGAACAAAGATGCACACGAGACAACTGGCGTGAAGGGCACTGGAAAAACCACAATGGCATTATTAACCAATTTAGACAAGGCATTGACTTTATTATTGGATACCGTGAAGCCGGCTTCGGGATTATTAGAAGATGAAGAAAAAGTAGCGGCAGTTACGGCGAAGAATGAGTTGAAAGCTATAATAGATCAAGCCAATGCATATGCAAAAACGCGTGCAAGTAATTATCAGGGCACCGAGTTGGCAGATGGAGTGAAGTGGGTTACCGGAAATATAGTACCAGGATTCACATTTGACCAAAAGACAGAAGTAAAATTACGCCCAACTCTATTTATTGCTCAGGCAGCTAAGTTGGCCACAGTTACTTATTCTATACCATATACTAAAGTGGACGCTCAGAAAATGTATGAGGAAGCGAAGACTACTTTAGAAAATGCAATTTCGCAATTTGAAAATGTATTAAATAACAAAACACCAGATGGTAGAGATTATGATAATGGCAGATTGAAATTATCTGGAGAAGGCACGATGAATTCGATCAAGGCAGCGAAGGATGCGATTAATAAACGAATAGTAGAAATCACAGCGATGATGAAAATGACTCGCGTCGCTAACAATACAAATGCGATTGAAAAGCTCGCGAACGGATCGTATTATGCACCAGCAACAGAGGTTCAAGCAATTAATACTGCCATACTAAATGCGAAAAAGGAAATGGCTCTGCTAGAAAGAACAGTAGAGGCAGTGAGCGATTTGATTGGCGAGAGCGATAGTGTATTGGCAGCGTTGAATGTAGCGGCGACGAAATTTGAAAATGTTCGCGAAGTAAAAGGTACTAGCGAAGGAACAGTCTTTGACAATGCGGTAGCGGCAATGGAAATATTATTTGATGATAAGAATCCAATAGTGGTACCGTCTGAAATAACAGAAACTGCTGAGATTGCAGCATATGTGAAGGCGCTTGTGGAAAATGTTGTAATAGATTCAGCGATCGTGGTAACTGTAGACGCTACGATCTCTGATGCCGCAAAAGCGGGCGCTGCAGATGAACCAGAAGGAGAAGTAGGTTCTGCCGATGTTACAGTAACGTTAGCTTATGGTGAAGAAGATCCGAAAAATATTAAGAAGGAAGTTGTTTTGGCGGCCGCTCCATATAAGTGGGATTCTATTAGCAAGGCGAATATACTTTCAGCTGCATCAATAATATATGATCATAGAGAGAAGCTCGTTGTGGACGGCGTATTATTAGCTACGGCAGAGGGCACTACTGAGGCAGACAAACTTGAGGCTCAGGCGAAAGTTATAGCAAAAGATTTGAAAGATCAGATTACAGAGATGATTCATGATTCAGCGGTCGATGTATATATAGTAGCTGCGGATGCAGGATCTGAGGACGCACTGGAAACTGATAACGATATCACCACGCATGCGGAGGCCAATGCGTATGAGGCGCCAAAAGTTACGGCGAAAGGCGAGGAAAAAGGAAAGCTGAAGTTTAATGTAGTGTTGAGATTGCCTTATGCTGATGTACCGCAGTTGATGACTATCGCAGAACCTCAGATTATGCATCACCTAGATGAAGTAACCAATGACGGAGTTAAAGGAGCCGCGGATGCAAACAACGAATTCTATACTGTAATATTTAAGGAAGAATTCACGGCCACTGTGACTAACCCACCACAAGATGCGATAACGACAGTTGACACGGCCGCTGTAGAGATGGCAAAAGCAATTTATACTGAAAACAAAGCTAAGAATGCGTTCGCTGAGATTGAGAATGTGATTGGCGATACAGTAATAACGCAAGCACAAGCTGAGGCGAAAATAATTCTTCATATTACAAAGCTATTGGATGAGAAAGGATTTACAACTAACATAGCTAACGGATCAGCGACAACTACTGATAAGACCGTTGTGGATTATGCGGCGGTAGAAGATATGAAGTTTGAGGTAATCACAAAGACGTTTACAGCAGCAACAAAAGAAGCCGCTGGAAAAATTACGTTTGATGTAAGATTTACTCAGGGTGCAGTGATTGATACCGTAACTGGAGTAGCGGATTTAGCTATAGCCAAAATACCTGAGGATGAGCTAGGAGACTTTATGCTTGAGATAGAATCATTCCCTACATTACTAGAAAAGTATGCGTACGTGGAAAATTCTGATGGGTTAGGAGAATTTGTAAAGAAAACCGACGAGCTGGTAGCATTTGCTTTAACAGATAAGAATGCGAAGGACGTGTATTCGGCATCAACTATTTTAAGTGCGTTTTTAAATTCAGTAGCAGCTGAGAAAGGATTTGATCTTGGCGAGGATGACGATTCAATATTTATCACATTGCCAGATACAATATTTAAGGCACCACGATCAGCGACTCAGAAAGCCAAAGGGGTTGATGGATTCTATAAATTTGTGGTACAGATTAAAGAAGGAACTGCAGCTGACGCGAAAGTTAGAAAAACATTCCAAATTACAACACCGATCATAGCATTGCCATATGAGGCTCCAGCAGCAGTAAAAGCGGTAGAAGCAAACTTAATTTCGCTAGGATTGGATCTAGATGCGGTAGCCGAATTTGAGGAAGCGCAAGAGTTTGATGCGGTAGAATCAGTAATAGAAGTAGAAGAAGTATTTGATTTTGAAGGTGGATACGAAGAAGAATTCGTAGAAGAAGAGTTAACATTCGATGATTCGACTGAGTATGAATTTGAAGAGAGCTACGAATACGACCAAGAGTACGATGCATTGCTAGAAGAGGAGATGATATTTGAGGAGCAAGAAACATACTTCGAGGAGCAAGCGCTCTATGAAGAAGAGATAATGTTCGAAGAAGAAATGAATTTCGAAGAGGAAATGAATTTCGAAGAGGAAATAATATTCGAAGAGGAAATGATATTCGAAGAAGAAATGAATTTTATAGCAACGAAGAAACAATCATTTATAGCAAAAGTAAAAAATTTATTTAAGCGAGGATAAAAATCTTCAAAATAAAAACCTTTCCCAAAAAAAATTGGGAGAGGTTTTTTTTGTAGACATAATTTTGATTTTAATTCAAATTGAAGCATGTTTTTGTGTAATATTATATTTTTATTAATATTTGCGAAAAAGTTACTTAATCTTTAGTTAATTTTCATATTGAATATTTAAAAAAATCCGGATATAATTAGGTTACAAATTTAATTATGAAAACAAAGGAGAATGTTTATGGCAAAAATAATTGGTTCATCATTGTCAAATATACCATGGCAAAGCAAGCCGCTAAATTGTACAGACGCAATATGGAGATATACAAATAACCCAGTTATCAAAAGAGACGCGATTCCGTCATCGAATAGTATCTTTAACAGTGCCATTGTACCGTTCGAAAATAAATTTGCAGGCGTATTTCGATGCGATAGCAAGTCTCGAAGCATGGACATCTTTGCAGGGTTTAGCGAAGACGGCATAAACTGGAGTATAAACCATGATCCGATAAAATTTGAAGGTGCAGACAGAGAAATTTTAAAGGTAGAATATAGATATGACCCGCGAGTATGCTTCATAGAAGATCGATATTGGATCACCTGGTGTAACGGATATCATGGCCCAACGATAGGGGTTGGATACACCTACGATTTCAAGAAATTCACACAAGTGGAAAACGCGTTTTTACCGTATAATAGAAATGGAGTAATGTTCCCACGCAAAATCGACGGTCTATATACAATGCTCAGCCGGCCTTCAGATACTGGGCACACGCCGTTTGGAGACATTTTCTGCAGCCAAAGCCAGGATATGACGTTTTGGGGTAAACACAGACACGTGATGAGCACTATAAAAACAAATGCCTCAGCATGGCAATCGACAAAAATAGGAGCCGGGCCGATACCAATCGAAACAACAGAGGGGTGGCTCATGATATACCATGGGGTTCTAAACAGTTGTAACGGATTTGTATATAGCTTTGGTGCGGCACTACTAGAAATAAACAGGCCATGGGAAGTAAAATATCGAACGAAGCCGTACTTGCTATCACCGCAAGAGTACTATGAATGTGTAGGAGACGTACCGAACGTGGTATTTCCGTGCGCGGCACTGACTGATGCGAGCAGTGGACGAATAGCAATATACTATGGGTGCGCCGACACAGTAACGGGTTTGGCATTTGCGGAGGTTGACGAACTGGTAGAATATAT is a genomic window of Candidatus Epulonipiscium viviparus containing:
- a CDS encoding glycoside hydrolase family 130 protein, which codes for MAKIIGSSLSNIPWQSKPLNCTDAIWRYTNNPVIKRDAIPSSNSIFNSAIVPFENKFAGVFRCDSKSRSMDIFAGFSEDGINWSINHDPIKFEGADREILKVEYRYDPRVCFIEDRYWITWCNGYHGPTIGVGYTYDFKKFTQVENAFLPYNRNGVMFPRKIDGLYTMLSRPSDTGHTPFGDIFCSQSQDMTFWGKHRHVMSTIKTNASAWQSTKIGAGPIPIETTEGWLMIYHGVLNSCNGFVYSFGAALLEINRPWEVKYRTKPYLLSPQEYYECVGDVPNVVFPCAALTDASSGRIAIYYGCADTVTGLAFAEVDELVEYIKRNSL